One Eriocheir sinensis breed Jianghai 21 chromosome 61, ASM2467909v1, whole genome shotgun sequence genomic window, atatggagacACAATCACAGTTTGGAGAGAAAATAGAATGGTGGAAGAAATTGGCcttttttaaggaggaggaggaggaggaggaggaggaggaggaggatggggtcacgaaggaaagataaaaaggaggatgaagagaaaaaggtataggaggtgaaggggagacaagaaggaggaggaggaggaggaggaggaggaacacaaaggaagaacaaacaacagcagacctgatggtgcTGACGAGGCTGTCTGtgccaagctacactaactatctaatcaaaggtggaagatgaaggacaggaggaggaggagggggaggggtcagAGGTGGTCCAgtccagttgttgttgttgatcctaCACCCGCCAACAGCCACGTCCTTCACGCCTcgccctgctccctccctccctccgcgctCATTTGGGTTCCCGCATTTCCTGCCTTCCCGCCGgccttccctctttaccttcatcatatatttctttcttccgttGACGGACTGACAGACTTTCCTCCAGTACTTCCCACACTCCCCATACGCTCTTCCTCCCCAACGTGTCCCCTCTCCTCTCTGCAGTACACTCCccgctcttctcccctccccttgctcCCCGCGGGCTACTCCCCTTTCCCCAACACTCCCCCTATacaccctctcttctttttcatcttttctcttttctcaccttcctctctttctgctcTGATATTTTTATATTCACAAGAAAAAGCAAACTTGGTGGTGAGCCTGAAGGAAGGCCTCTGCAGGCCGGACACCTTGAGGGTGTCGTATAGGGGCGGCGGCTGCCTCAGGAGGCACCGGCGGGTGGTGCTCCGAGGGGATAGCCGCGTGCGAGGCCGAGGGCGCCCTGAGCGTGCCGCTGGCCACGCTCAAGAAGAAGGCCGCCAGCCTTCTTTCACGCCAGGCTTCTTTCACGCCATTTGTCCTGAAACACATCGGGGGCCGCGCCGCCTCATCGCACCGGCGCCCGTTGCACCGCATGCTGGTGAAGGCGACGCTGGAGTCTGGGGCGTCACCGTGCAGCAAAGAGTGGAGGAAGTCGAGGTTATCGAGGAACCTCCCCAGAGTCATCGACCCCTTCAGCAGGGTCCTCCTGCCGGCGCTGCAGCGCAGCTGGACGGGACCGTCCAGCTGCGCTGCAGCGCTGCAGTGCTGTGAAGGCTGGACGGTCCCGTCCAGCTGCGCTGCAGCGCTGCAGTGCTGTGAAGGCTGGACGGGACCGTCCAGCTGCGCTGCAGCGCTGCAGTGCTGTGAAGGCTGGACGGGACCGTCCAGCTGCGCTGCAGCGCTGCAGTGCTGTGAAGGCTGGACGGGACCGTCCAGCTGCGCTGCAGCGCCGGCAGGAGGACCCTGCTGAAGGGGTCGATGACTCTGGGGAGGTTCCTCGATAATCTCGACTTCCTCCACTCTTTGCTGCACGGTGACGCCCCAGACTCAAGCGTCGCCTTCACCAGCATGCGGTGCAACGGGCGCCGGTGCGATGAGGCGGCGCGGCCCCCGATGTGTTTCAGGGCAAATGGCGTGAAAGAAGCCAACGCCTCCACCAAAGCCACAACTACCCCAGCAGGTGATGGCACTGACCTCACCAAGGCTTCAGGAACCCCAGCAGGTGATGGCACTGACCTCACCAAGGCTTCAGGAACCCCAGCAGGTGATGGCAGCGCCCCGACCCTTGCCTCAGGTGACAGGGTCGATGGTGTGGAGGAAGCCGGTGTGGTGGTGACCCCGGCCTCGAAGTGTGAGGTCAGTGCTGTGAGGGAACCCAGCGGCGTGGCCCCGGACTACACCAACCAGACTCCGCCGCCGGGAGGCCAAGAAGCCCAAAGTGAGCGCCCGGGACAGAGGCGCCGCGACTCCTGAGACACCCGGCGCGCCCTACACATGGGCGGACGCTTTTGTGGACTTCACGGCGATCTTTGTCGTCGTCGCGTCCGGCGCCCTGGCGTACTACACGTGCTGGTGAGGCGCCGCCACGCCCGCCCGGAGGTGTTGCTGGACACGGGCCATTGTATCCACCTCTTTCTACATCGCTATCTCCCTTACTGCTCTTGTGTGCACCATGTTTCTGGTCGCAATTTTGTCCCTCTCGAGAAAAGGCATCAGACGTGTGTgtattagagtgtgtgtgtgtgtgtgtgtgtgtgtgtgcgtgtgtgtgtgtgtgtgcgtgtgtgtgtgttgacaattTGACAGCTACATATGATTCTCACCAGTATTGCACATCTggttctctccatccctccttttctttcctcctccttctgtcttatcctctcccatccttcaccccctctttctccctctcctcctcctcctccttcatcttaggaggaggaggaggaggaggaggaggagcaagatgagatcacggaggaaagataaataggaagcgaaaaaaaaaggaagagagagaggaggaggtggaagacaaaggaggaggaggaggaggacagaggaggaaggaaagtaagaggaaagttttaagaggaaaataagggaaatatttcgattacaacgagagagagagagagagagagagagagagagagagagagagaggcggtctGTTAATTTGCATGTATATGGTATTTTATGCATAAATTCAtatcctgtttgtctgtctgtctgtgtgtcattgtctctgtctgttaggtagttgttttcctctctctctctctctctctctctctctctctctctctctccttccttcctttcttcctcctcttctccttccttccttcctcctcttcctcccttccttcccttcccctcctctcctcctcccttcctttccttttcctcttcctcccttccttcccttccccttctctcctcctcccttcctttccttctcctctcccttccttcccttcccctcttaactctttcctctagtcttccttcatccttccttcttccttccacccttcttatcctctcatctctccctgcatcagaatctcctcctcctcctcctcctcctcctcctcctcctcccttagtcATTCTCTTTTTGCATCGCTtctcagtaaaaaaaaataggaggctgagaagaaagaggaggaggaggaggaggaggaggaggaagaggagccttAACTAGAGGATGATCAAGAAACAACTGTCATAAAAGAGGAAGTtatcatggaagaggaggaggaaaaggaggaggaggaggaggactaaaatTGAAAAAGAGTTAAACACGTACACGAAAACAAATTCTAAAAACGTTTTGGAgtgaatgaggagaggaggaaacatgtaaGCGTGTAAGAGCAGGCAGCGTACAGCCCGTTATCCCTTGTTGGGGGTGTCCGCGCTGCGTCGGTGGTGCGGTCAGTGCGGAACAGACCAAGGCACGCGACGGACGGGAGGGGACGACTACTGCACGAATGACACGACGAAGGGACGGTCAACACGATTACAAAAAGGGACAATCGTTCTGGCACTATCTATGTCTGCGGGAAGGTTCTTGCAGTGGCGGATGACCCGGTGCACGAAATAACTCCCTTCAGTGTCTATCGTGCGTGGTCTCCTCCTTCTAGTGTGAAAGGTTTGCCTGAGCGTTGTTTTGGCACTAACTATTTCAgcgggaaggttgttgcagtggcggatgactctgtGCACGAAATAACTCCCTCCAGTGTCTATCGTGCGTGGTCTCCTCCTTCTAGTGTGAAAGGTTTGCCTGAGCGTTGTTTTGGCACTAACTATTTCTgcgggaaggttgttgcagtggagAATGACTCAGTTCACGAAATAACTCCCTTCAGTGTCTATCGTGCGtggtctcctcctcctagtgTGAAAGGTTTGCCTGAGCGTTGTTTTGGCACTGACTATTTCAgcgggaaggttgttgcagtggagGATGACTCAGTTCACGCAATGCCTCCCGCCGGTGTGTGTCGCGCGTGGCCTCGCGTGAAGTGTTGCCTGagcgttgtttcttgttctcgggttgATGTGTGGCGCATAACctttatctcttccctcccttttcctcttcctcccttccttcccttcccctccgctcctcccttcctttccttctcttccttccccacttaactctttcctccagtcttccttcatccttccacccttcttatcctctcatctctctctgcATTAGAATCTCCTCCCCACTGAACTTGTTGAGACACGTGAAGACCCGCACGAAGACCCCGCGTGGACGACTTTTTCCTGACGTGACGAGGCGTACGCGAAAGCGCTGGAGTCGTTTCCAATACCGCAATGCCCTCAACAACGGTATAATTTCGGTAGGGtatcaatgttttctttccagTTCAGAATC contains:
- the LOC126986343 gene encoding uncharacterized protein LOC126986343 translates to MRCNGRRCDEAARPPMCFRANGVKEANASTKATTTPAGDGTDLTKASGTPAGDGSAPTLASGDRVDGVEEAGVVVTPASKCEVSAVREPSGVAPDYTNQTPPPGGQEAQSERPGQRRRDS